The genomic DNA AGACCTTTCGAATTTCAAAATAATTTCCCcttctaatatttttttttgtatacatTTTGTagattaaattaaattttttttttttttttttaacatctaatatttatataactttaatacatcaaaaaaaaatatatatatatatatataaatatatatatgtatacaatatatataatttgaaaaatataaaaacatttatatagatttataaaaaaaaaaaaaaattttcactatatatattatttaaaaataaaaatatacttatttatatatacatacttcttcaacaaataaaatatatacatacatatatatatatatttttgattgGCCAATGTTTGTACTTTTAattattacattttcttAATCAAcacaattaaataaaaacttTTTAGAAAAATTTGGTAATATTTTCTGAACTGCAAAATGTAAGTCCTTATTCGATTTGCAGTAATTAAACAAGGtatcaataaaataattattatcctttaaataatatatattattattattattatttttatttgatagTGAACTTATTTTTGCTCTTTCGAATGATTCTTCATCCtcgtctttttttttcttcttattgttcatatcatcaatatttaatatattatttggtTCGTCTTCAATGTGTTCattatatgaagaaataaCACCATTCAtcttttcttcatcatatatatttttatcattattttttatcatttctgTAAATACATTTTCGTTTTTTATACCACCAactatttcttcttttatattattttcttttatttcgtttaatacattatcatcatcttgaaataaattattgttattttctttatcacaTTCAATTAAAGAATCACTTATGTCGtccatatataattctttaaaaaaatttataatatcctTATTGTTATCTTCAGTTTTGTGGTCAAcaacattttctttattaaccatattatttttatcatctttatGATCAGTgctgtatatattatttttttgagtTTCATATACATCCTCTGCTGACATATTCATATACTTTGTAAAATCAAATGAAGAATTgttcttttcatatataggctcaaaattataatcaataatatttttattataaaatgaattttctatttttttatttattacttCAACGTTATTATCAAATAACTCTTCTTCATTCATATTACTCAATgtagtatttatttttttataaaactttttacgttttatttttattattttattcttcatTTTGTAGTGCTCAATAATTTTATCCCACTCGTCAcaatgttttaaaaatttacaattaccaaaaataaataaattaaaacgAGCTCGAGTTAAAGCTACATTTAATCTTTTATAAtttgaaaagaataaattcGAAGAATCAATTTCTTCATCAAAAGCAGATTCAGAAGATGAACAACAAATAAGTGTTGAATCATTCGAATTAGGAATTATTTCTCTATTTTGGTTTCCtttttctaaatttttttttttttttttatcttccgaatttgttataatatcttcattcatatttttactaatatttatattagacttttcctttttcttttttcgtTTCAAATTCCCTTTTGTTCTTAcacatacaaatattatcatatccTTTTCTGTTCCTTGAAACCCATCGACGGTTCCAACATCAATAAAATTAGATATATTCTTACTATAACCcttgtttataaaaaaacgttttaatattttctttaaaaaaaatttctctGTAGCATAAGGTGTTATGATACCTATACGTTTATACCATTGGTTCATATTTTCagacataaatatataatgcaaAAATTCGATAAAATGAATAACCACTTCACTCTCttcaatattaatataagaattttttattttcttttgttttgaaaatgatatatcataaaatacACTATGCTGTAATAAAGGAATAAAAAACCAATCAATTAATCCCTGGTTTTCTTGATataacattatattatttaaagagGGTGAAATAATTcccatatttttttctataaattcaactaaattaaaattacatAAAAGGTTTTCTATATACTTATTTTGTAACTCATCATTgatttcattttcatcatcaatttttatatctttttttatactttttgtattcttcctttttatgtatttactTATCTCCAACTCCTTTAATACTGTAAACACAAAATGAGGGGCATCcctaattttatttttataataacacTTCTTAGGAAATGCAGAAATTTCTGGATGCATCCTATATTGTATTGAcaacaaattatattttctttcattcgttaaatatttcttttgtaATCTTTCAAATAATGATCTTGCATATTTATGTTTCTTggcaaataaagaaaatactGTTGCTGATAATTGTTTGGGGTCACCTACTAAAATGATTTTTTTGCATGCAAAAGATAATGGAATCAATATATCTATTTCTACGGATTGAGATGATTCATCTATAATTATAGCATCaaacttttttatattattaattaaggAAGTATTTGAACTTGATGATAAAGTAGAACATATAATAGTGGAGGTTTTTAAAAGATTACTTTTTATCATcttattttcatcttttttatttaaataataatataattgttCTTTGAATTCTAAACTGAATTCTAAAAGATCTGTACTAACATTACCTCCTATTCTAGTAACTATAGGATTAAAAAAATTCCCATTCTCATCTAATATTCCTAAATCATTTGATATTAATCTTCTTAATATCTCATCTATAGCTGCATTCGATGGAGCACAtactaaaatttttttattttttatgacaTTTAATTGAttacatttatttcttttcttcattttattcatttcattCAGCTTATCTTGTTCTTCTATCTCataattgttattataaatattgtatgatgatatattattattattattattattattatactcTTTATTTGGTTCTTCATTGTCTTCTAATTTCAATCCATGTAATTTGAAATTGAAATTGGCcttattttgtttatccACCTGATACTTTTCCTcaccatcattattataatcaccatcattattataatcatcatcattattattattattattattattattattattattactattattatcatttttaataatttgtttACCTTCACTTACATAATACGAATAATTACTTTTttcattcttatttttttctatacattccattttgttatttaatatatgatcattatttacatatgaataataataagactCAGTTAAAGATATCAAATTCTTTATtctattttcattatttttatatacatcattattatcatcatcatttgtattatttatatcgaCACTTTCATCTACTTTTAATGTTCTATTTGATGCATTCATAATACTTAAATGAATAGCATAtgcatcatttttttcatttaaattacttttatttatatgaaaaatatttttaccttcttcttctttattcTCTTCAATATGATGAAAATCTTCATATTCCATAGCATCGAAACaattatcattcatataaCAGTAGTCATCATTCTTATCATAATTCAACCATACATAAGGActttttttctcttctttCATGGATATACTAAAAGGTATATAGCTATGCTCATCTATCATTGTTTTTCTTgtttccatattattatccttGTCTATAATATCATCTtctatattttcatctttctcataaaatattaatgcaCTTATAATTCCTAAAATAGTTGTGGTTTTACCAGTTCCAGGTGGTCCTTGAATTAATGTTACACCATCATTCAAtatactattatttatagCACGTAATTGATACTTATTATACATACTAAAAAAACGTTTTCTTAACAATTCTGGAATATATTCCAGAcctttataatattcatctAAATGttcaaacaaataatattcattctGACTTATCATTTCATCTTTATTGTTACTATGTATATGtgatacattttttatttcgttattaatattattacattgatcataattatatatattattttttaatgcacttgtaatatttctttcattCGTCATTTTGTCTAACAtgttcttatttttaaaatcatcacacatatatctttttaaataatcttctattttttcttttaaatattcttcAGTTATATTGTCACTTAATTGAATATTATGTAATTCTTCTTGATTAATatctaataaatttatatcattcatatgtatatttccATTTTGTCTTATTTtctctgtttttttttttgtactttttttctctatattttttattatatccatTTGTTCATCA from Plasmodium sp. gorilla clade G2 genome assembly, chromosome: 10 includes the following:
- a CDS encoding DNA2/NAM7 helicase, putative; translated protein: MWEEWDDEYFVRNFFDWNIFAKYFKDNEFQELEEKIKQKYSNIKLDELYKKDDKEYNDNVLLILHSFIEEKKYVDASDFLINIILRWNYYTSLRSEKELNLKAVKNRLKMNVDICILPDLYNNFEEYFYSYFPLFLIETQQLINNKKENEDIIEYDVNIINDIKETYNYEFFVNISYDSIIHANIFFGDLVLLKFIPKETAKNDSQNMYTPLFNSSKKKSDVSSNSSHSNENDKMSMESSSVSTDLEYQKNDDTIGQMNGYTYDHINSEHFCKSQQNSEHFCKIQQNSEHSYKSQQNSEHVHKNDETRSDNNNNVNIYNKKNSSLLLSRDKVEERTQFNSDKKENLNDMLKKQSDKNLKGSVDCKNELAKNHKQISDEINDDIYMVRKYCVRHLLGYVVSKSRENIKIKFNLNYPNFDIIDKVRKEIIYEIFNNEMIMHNYFIRISKLTSLISTLRLFNCLFNFRNSCILNEIVEGNTNDNEDNMDDVVIENVQPVKKRKRGEGPYANSEMNELMNGYNDNKKENKKYEEDQDEEDLDEEDLDDDEQMDIIKNIEKKSTKKKTEKIRQNGNIHMNDINLLDINQEELHNIQLSDNITEEYLKEKIEDYLKRYMCDDFKNKNMLDKMTNERNITSALKNNIYNYDQCNNINNEIKNVSHIHSNNKDEMISQNEYYLFEHLDEYYKGLEYIPELLRKRFFSMYNKYQLRAINNSILNDGVTLIQGPPGTGKTTTILGIISALIFYEKDENIEDDIIDKDNNMETRKTMIDEHSYIPFSISMKEEKKSPYVWLNYDKNDDYCYMNDNCFDAMEYEDFHHIEENKEEEGKNIFHINKSNLNEKNDAYAIHLSIMNASNRTLKVDESVDINNTNDDDNNDVYKNNENRIKNLISLTESYYYSYVNNDHILNNKMECIEKNKNEKSNYSYYVSEGKQIIKNDNNSNNNNNNNNNNNNDDDYNNDGDYNNDGEEKYQVDKQNKANFNFKLHGLKLEDNEEPNKEYNNNNNNNNISSYNIYNNNYEIEEQDKLNEMNKMKKRNKCNQLNVIKNKKILVCAPSNAAIDEILRRLISNDLGILDENGNFFNPIVTRIGGNVSTDLLEFSLEFKEQLYYYLNKKDENKMIKSNLLKTSTIICSTLSSSSNTSLINNIKKFDAIIIDESSQSVEIDILIPLSFACKKIILVGDPKQLSATVFSLFAKKHKYARSLFERLQKKYLTNERKYNLLSIQYRMHPEISAFPKKCYYKNKIRDAPHFVFTVLKELEISKYIKRKNTKSIKKDIKIDDENEINDELQNKYIENLLCNFNLVEFIEKNMGIISPSLNNIMLYQENQGLIDWFFIPLLQHSVFYDISFSKQKKIKNSYINIEESEVVIHFIEFLHYIFMSENMNQWYKRIGIITPYATEKFFLKKILKRFFINKGYSKNISNFIDVGTVDGFQGTEKDMIIFVCVRTKGNLKRKKKKEKSNINISKNMNEDIITNSEDKKKKKNLEKGNQNREIIPNSNDSTLICCSSSESAFDEEIDSSNLFFSNYKRLNVALTRARFNLFIFGNCKFLKHCDEWDKIIEHYKMKNKIIKIKRKKFYKKINTTLSNMNEEELFDNNVEVINKKIENSFYNKNIIDYNFEPIYEKNNSSFDFTKYMNMSAEDVYETQKNNIYSTDHKDDKNNMVNKENVVDHKTEDNNKDIINFFKELYMDDISDSLIECDKENNNNLFQDDDNVLNEIKENNIKEEIVGGIKNENVFTEMIKNNDKNIYDEEKMNGVISSYNEHIEDEPNNILNIDDMNNKKKKKDEDEESFERAKISSLSNKNNNNNNIYYLKDNNYFIDTLFNYCKSNKDLHFAVQKILPNFSKKFLFNCVD